TGAACTGTCCAGTTGATCGCGAACCCGCTGCAGCCCGGCCAGCGCCGAGTCGAAGATTTTGTGGCTGTAGTTCTCTACCGTGTCGTCGTCTTCAACGCCCCGGCTGACCCAGCTGCTGCCTTTTACCAGGCTCTGCGCCAGTTGCAGTTTAAAGTCGGGGAAGCCCCGCGCGCCCAGTCGGTGACAGAAGCGGTTCACGGTAGGTTCACTGACGCCGGCAATGCCAGCCAGGGTCGCGATGCTGGAGTGCATCGCCGCCTGCGGTTCAGCCAGAATCTGCCGGGCGACTTTCTGTTCCGCTTTGCTCAGCGCAGCGAACTGCGCCTCAATTTTTTCCAGCATATTCATAAGCTGATGACCATAATCACTTTTATCAATTTCAATTATCACTGTCGCAGGAGTCGATTAACAGAGACTATATCGCGCCAGCACCTGGCAAGCGCAACGGCTGACAAGTCGATAACCGTTTTTTTTGGGATACTTTGACCAGTGCCAGATTTTTCTGACACCAACAGAAACAGAAAAAACCGGCAATCCGCACGCGTCATCACACGCGCTTAGCACATCCGGTACAGAGTTAATGCGGTTGACCCGGCGAGTCGGTTTACCTGGCGCAGGGAAAAAAGTACATTGTGCTGAAAGAAAATAATAACCTGGACCCGGTGGCAGAGGATGCATCACCACCGGACTATCCTGCAACGAGGAGAGGAAAATGGCGGTAACACAAATAGCCCAGGCATGCGATCTGGTGATTTTCGGTGCCAAAGGCGATCTTGCACGCCGTAAACTGTTGCCTTCACTGTACCAGTTAGAGAAAGCGGGTCAGATCCACGAGGAAACCCGTATTATTGGTGTCGGCCGTGCTGAGTGGGATAAAGCGGAATACACCAAAGTGGTACGTGAAGCGCTGGAAACCTTCATGAAGGAGAAGATTGACGAAGCGCTGTGGGACAAACTCAGCAACCGTCTCGACTTCTGCAACCTCGATGTGAATGACACCACGCACTTCCCGAAACTGGGCAAGATGCTGGACCAGAAAAACCGCACCACCATCAACTATTTTGCGATGCCACCGAGCACCTTTGGCGCAATCTGTCAGGGCCTGGGCACCGCGAAGCTGAATGCCAAACCGGCGCGCGTCGTGATGGAGAAGCCGCTGGGCACCTCACTGGAAACCTCGCAGGAGATCAACGACAGCGTTGGCGAATACTTTGAAGAGAGCCAGGTGTTCCGTATTGACCACTATCTCGGCAAAGAGACCGTGCTTAACCTGCTGGCGCTGCGCTTCGCTAACTCCATCTTCGTGAATAACTGGGATAACCGCACCATCGACCACGTGCAGATCACCGTGGCCGAAGAAGTGGGTATCGAAGGCCGCTGGGGTTATTTCGATAAAGCGGGCCAGATGCGCGACATGATCCAGAACCACCTGTTGCAGATTCTGACCATGATCGCCATGTCGCCGCCGTCCGATCTCAGCGCCGACAGCATCCGTGACGAAAAAGTTAAAGTGCTGCGCTCGCTGCGTCGCATCGATCAGACCAACGTGCGTGAAAAAACCGTGCGCGGTCAGTACACCTCTGGCTTTGTGCAGGGGAAAAAAGTGCCAGGCTACCTGGAAGAAGAGGGTGCTAACAAGTCGAGCGCCACCGAGACCTTCGTCGCGATTCGTGTCGATATCGACAACTGGCGCTGGGCAGGCGTGCCGTTCTATCTGCGTACCGGTAAGCGTTTACCGACCAAGTGCTCTGAAGTCGTGGTCTACTTCAAAAATCCTGAGATGAACCTGTTTAAAGATTCTTACTCAGAGCTGCCGCAGAACAAGCTGACGATTCGTCTGCAGCCGGACGAAGGTGTGGATATCGAGATCCTGAACAAAGTGCCAGGTCTGGATCACAAGCACAAACTGCAGACCACTAAGCTGGATCTGAGCTACTCCGAGACGTTTAACCAGTCGCACCTGGCGGATGCTTACGAGCGTCTGCTGCTGGAGAGCATGCGCGGCATCCAGGCGCTGTTCGTACGTCGTGATGAAGTGGAAGCCGCGTGGACCTATGTGGATTCCATTATCGACGCATGGGCTGCAGATGGCGACTCTTCTAAGCCATATCAGGCAGGTACCTGGGGCCCGGTGGCCTCGGTGGCGATGATCACCCGCGATGGCCGCTCGTGGAATGAGTTTGAATAACTGAAGTGATGATGAAGCCCGCAACGCGGGCTTTTTTTTCGCCCTTAAACCGGTCCAGTCGGAATGCGTAAAAATGAACTGCCGTTTCAAAAATGGTCGAAGGATGATAGACGCTCAGGAAGCGGATCATGTATGGTAGTGACGCAATTTAAAGGGCAGGAGCCGAAGCTCCATGACCGGGTCGCAATCCCGGTGTTATCAAGAAAGGGGAACTGATGAAAAACTGGAAAACGAGTGCTGAACAGATTCTGACCACCGGACCTGTCGTGCCGGTCATCGTGGTGAATAAACTGGAACACGCCGTACCGATGGCGAAAGCGCTGGTGGCAGGCGGTGTCAGAGTGCTGGAAGTGACGCTGCGTACGCCGGTGGCGATGGATGCACTGCGTGCGATGATCAAAGAAGTGCCGGATGCGATCGTCGGTGCGGGCACAGTGATTAATCCGCAGCAGTTACAGGAAGTGACCGATGCCGGTGCGCAGTTTGTTATCAGCCCTGGCGTCACCGAATCACTGCTGAAAGCAGCGGTTGAAGGGCCGGTTCCGTTGATTCCGGGTATCAGCACCGTTTCTGAGTTAATGACGGGTATGGACTACGGTCTGCGCGAGTTTAAGTTTTTCCCGGCAGAAGCGAATGGCGGTGTTAAAGCGCTGCAGGCGATTGGCGGACCTTTCCCGCAGGTGCGTTTCTGCCCGACCGGCGGCATCTCTCCGGCTAACTACCGTGACTATCTGGCGCTGAAAAGCGTGCTGTGCATCGGCGGCTCCTGGCTGGTGCCTGACGACGCGCTGCAAGCGGGCGACTGGGATCGCATCACCCGCCTGGCACGCGAAGCTGTCGAAGGCGCGAAGTAAGTGATGGCGGTGAGCCTCTGCTCACCGCACACCTTTACCCCTTAACCGTGACCGCGGCAGCACTGGCAACTGCACGAGCAATCGCCTGAGTGGTGGTGTCACCGCTGGCGAGCGCCACACCTAAACGACGCTGCCCGCTGATCTCCGGCTTGCCGAACAGCCGCAGTTGCAGACCGGCACCCAGCGCCGCTTCGACATTCACAAACTGCACGTTCTGGCTGGTCAGCTGCGGCAGAATAACGGCAGACGCCGATGGCCCATACTGACGAATCCCACCAATCGGCAGACCCAGGAACGCCCGCACGTGCAGCGCAAACTCTGACAGATCCTGCGAAATCAGCGTCACCATACCGGTGTCGTGTGGACGCGGTGACACTTCGCTGAATACCACCTCATCACCACAGACAAACAGCTCAACGCCAAACAGGCCATAGCCACCCAGCGCCTTAACGACCTGCGCAGCAACATCCTGTGCCCGCTGCAGCGCCAGGTCACTCATCTGCTGCGGCTGCCAGGATTCACGGTAATCGCCATCTTCCTGACGGTGACCGATTGGCGCACAGAAATGAATGCCATCGACGGCGCTGATGGTGAGGAGGGTAATCTCAAAATCGAAGTTGACGACCCCTTCAACGATGACGCGACCGGCACCCGCACGGCCACCCTGTTGGGCATAGTCCCAGGCTTTATCGAGCTGGCTGGCATCGCGGATAAAGCTCTGACCTTTACCGGATGAGCTCATCACCGGCTTCACAATGCAGGGGAAACCGATCTCTGCGGCGGCTTCATCGAAGCGTGCCTTGCTGTCGGCAAAGCGATAGCTGGAGGTAGGAAGCGACAGCTCTTCAGCCGCCAGGCGACGAATGCCTTCGCGGTTCATCGTCAGCTTTGCGGCACGGGCGGTCGGAACCACGCGCTGGCCCTGCTGCTCCAGCTCAACCAGCGTATCCGTGGCGATGGCTTCGATTTCCGGTACCACAAAATCAGGCTTCTCTTCGGCTATCAGCGCAGCCAGCGCCGCGCCATCCAGCATGTTAATGACATGGCTGCGATGGGCCACGTGCATCGCCGGCGCATCGGGGTAACGATCAACCGCGATCACTTCCACACCCAGACGCTGACACTCCAGCGCCACCTCTTTACCCAGTTCACCTGAACCTAATAGCATCACGCGCGTCGCCGCCGGACGCAGCGCTGTTCCGAGAGTCGTCATACATTCCCCTAAGCAGTCAAAATTCGCGCGCAAGTATAAACGAAAACGATTGCGTTCTCATCTTTCTCCCGCTGACACCACTTTTTGCCGTACTTTTCCCGCTCTGACGTTTCCTGACATCCTTTTGGTCAGGATAGCGGCTGACATCCTGAAAGGAGTGAATGATGAATAACTGGTTACAACAGATTCAGTCGGTGCTGGCGAAGAAGAGCGGTGAGGGCAAATCGGGCGGCAGCTTAAGTGACATGCTGGCACCCGGTGCGCTCGGTGGTCTGGCCGCGATGCTGATTTCCAGTAAGTCGTCGCGCAAACTGCTGACCAGATATGGCGGAAAAGCCCTGATTGTGGGCGGTGGCGCGGCCGCAGGCGCAGTGTTGTGGAATAAATATAAACAGCGGGTCAGCGAAGCGCATCAGAATGAACCTGACTTTGGCGTGGCGCAGACGCCCGTTGATCTGCGCGCAGAACGTCTGGTGACGGCGCTGGTGTTTGCCGCCAAAAGCGACGGACACATCGACGATCAGGAACGGGCAGCCATTGAGCAGAACATTCATCAGTCCGGTTACGGCCAGGATGCGGAACAGCTGATTCAGAAAGCGATGAACCGCCCGCTGGATCCGCAGTGGCTCGCCGCCGATGTGAAAAACGAGGAAGAGGCGCTGGAGCTTTACTTCCTCAGCTGTGCCGCCATTGACGTTGATCACTTTATGGAGCGCAGTTATCTCTCCGCGCTGGGCGACGCGCTGAAAATCCCTCAGGATGTGCGCGACGACATTCAGCAGGATCTTGACGCTGAAAAAGCCCGTCTGCCCGCAAGTTAATCCCCCCGATTTTCCGCTGACGGGTCACAGGAGGTGATTCGCCAGCGGCAGCTTCTCTCGTCAAATCTGGCTTCCGGCTGCTGAAGTGTTACGCTTACAGATCATTGCGTTCACGGAGACGGATGGATGAAAGCACCCATCGCAAAAAAAATACCCCATGAGATGACGCTGCACGGTGAGACGCGCGTTGACGACTATTACTGGCTGCGCGACGACAAACGCGAAAACAGCGAGGTTCTTGATTACCTGCGTGCCGAAAATAATTACGGCAAAAAAATCATGTCGTCACAGCAGCCGCTGCAGGACCGGGTATTAAAAGAGATTATCGATCGGCTGCCGCCTGAGGATCACTCAGTGCCCTATGTGAAAAATGGCTACCGCTATCAGAGTCGCTACCAGACCGGTAATGAATATCCGGCTTATTACCGCCAGCCGGCAGCGAGTGAGGAGTCCGGTGAATGGAGCCTGCTGCTGGATGCCAATCAGCGCGCCTCGCACAGCGATTTCTATACCATGGGCGCGCTGCATATCAGCCCCGATAACCGGGTCATGGCGCTGGCCGAAGATTTCCTGTCGCGGCGGCAATATGGCATCCGGTTCCGCAACCTGGAGAGCGGCAGCTGGTATCCCGAAGTGCTGAGTAATGCCTCATCCAGTTTCGCCTGGGGCAACGATTCGCGCACCGTTTACTATGTGCGCAAACACCCGCAAACGCTGCTCTCTTATCAGGTCTGGCGACACGAGCTGGGCTCGCCACAGTCCGATGATCAACTGGTTTATGAAGAGCGGGATGACACCTATCATCTCAGCGTCCACAAGACCACCTCCAAACAGTTCATCATGATTGCGCTCTACAGTACCAATACCAGCGAAATTCAGCTGATCGATGCGAACTTCCCCGATGCGCAGCCGCATGTCTTTCTGCCGCGCCGTCGCGATCATGAATACAGCATCGACCATTACGATCATCAGTTTTTCATTCGCTCCAACCGGGATGGCAAAAACTTCGGGCTGTATCGCAGCCGTTATCTGGATGAGTCACGCTGGGAAACGCTGATCCCGGCACGGGAACAGGTGGTGATGGAAGATTTTCAGCTGTTCCGCGACTGGCTGGTGGTGGAAGAGCGTCAGCGCGGCTTGACCAGCCTGCGCCAGATTAACTGGGCCAGCGGCGAGACCAGCGGCATCGCCTTTGACGATCCGACCTATGTGACCTGGCTGGCTTACAACCCGACGCCGCGTACCAGCAAACTGCGCTACGGCTATTCATCGATGACCACACCGACCACGCTGTTTGAACTGGATATGGATACCGGCGAACGCCACATCCTGAAGCAGAGCCAGGTTAAAGGCTTTAACGCGGAGGATTACAAAAGCGAACATCACTGGATCAAAGTCAGCGATGGCACCGAAGTGCCGGTTTCGCTGGTTTATCACCGTAAACATTATCAGCCCGGTCATAATCCGATGCTGGTCTATGGCTACGGCGCCTACGGCAGCAGCATGGATGCCGATTTCAGCGTCAGCCGCCTGAGCCTGCTGGATCGCGGCTTTGTCTATGCGCTGATACAGGTGCGCGGCGGCGGTGAACTGGGACAGCAATGGTATGACGGCGGTCGTCTGCTCAACAAAATGAACAGCTTTACCGACTTTATCGATGTCACAAATGCCCTGGTGGCGCGCGGCATCGGCCACCCGGAACGGCTTTATGCGATGGGCGGCAGCGCGGGCGGCCTGCTGATGGGCGGGGTGATCAATATGGCACCGCAGCGTTTCCACGGCGTGGTGGCTCAGGTGCCGTTTGTCGATGTGGTCACCACGATGCTGGATGAGTCGATCCCGCTGACAACCGGCGAGTATGACGAGTGGGGCAATCCCAGCGATCCGGAATACTACCGCTACATCCGCCAGTACAGCCCCTATGACAACATTGAGGCAAAGGACTATCCCCACCTGCTGGTCACC
This genomic window from Pantoea sp. Lij88 contains:
- the zwf gene encoding glucose-6-phosphate dehydrogenase, encoding MAVTQIAQACDLVIFGAKGDLARRKLLPSLYQLEKAGQIHEETRIIGVGRAEWDKAEYTKVVREALETFMKEKIDEALWDKLSNRLDFCNLDVNDTTHFPKLGKMLDQKNRTTINYFAMPPSTFGAICQGLGTAKLNAKPARVVMEKPLGTSLETSQEINDSVGEYFEESQVFRIDHYLGKETVLNLLALRFANSIFVNNWDNRTIDHVQITVAEEVGIEGRWGYFDKAGQMRDMIQNHLLQILTMIAMSPPSDLSADSIRDEKVKVLRSLRRIDQTNVREKTVRGQYTSGFVQGKKVPGYLEEEGANKSSATETFVAIRVDIDNWRWAGVPFYLRTGKRLPTKCSEVVVYFKNPEMNLFKDSYSELPQNKLTIRLQPDEGVDIEILNKVPGLDHKHKLQTTKLDLSYSETFNQSHLADAYERLLLESMRGIQALFVRRDEVEAAWTYVDSIIDAWAADGDSSKPYQAGTWGPVASVAMITRDGRSWNEFE
- a CDS encoding bifunctional 4-hydroxy-2-oxoglutarate aldolase/2-dehydro-3-deoxy-phosphogluconate aldolase, whose product is MKNWKTSAEQILTTGPVVPVIVVNKLEHAVPMAKALVAGGVRVLEVTLRTPVAMDALRAMIKEVPDAIVGAGTVINPQQLQEVTDAGAQFVISPGVTESLLKAAVEGPVPLIPGISTVSELMTGMDYGLREFKFFPAEANGGVKALQAIGGPFPQVRFCPTGGISPANYRDYLALKSVLCIGGSWLVPDDALQAGDWDRITRLAREAVEGAK
- the purT gene encoding formate-dependent phosphoribosylglycinamide formyltransferase, producing the protein MTTLGTALRPAATRVMLLGSGELGKEVALECQRLGVEVIAVDRYPDAPAMHVAHRSHVINMLDGAALAALIAEEKPDFVVPEIEAIATDTLVELEQQGQRVVPTARAAKLTMNREGIRRLAAEELSLPTSSYRFADSKARFDEAAAEIGFPCIVKPVMSSSGKGQSFIRDASQLDKAWDYAQQGGRAGAGRVIVEGVVNFDFEITLLTISAVDGIHFCAPIGHRQEDGDYRESWQPQQMSDLALQRAQDVAAQVVKALGGYGLFGVELFVCGDEVVFSEVSPRPHDTGMVTLISQDLSEFALHVRAFLGLPIGGIRQYGPSASAVILPQLTSQNVQFVNVEAALGAGLQLRLFGKPEISGQRRLGVALASGDTTTQAIARAVASAAAVTVKG
- a CDS encoding DUF533 domain-containing protein, which codes for MNNWLQQIQSVLAKKSGEGKSGGSLSDMLAPGALGGLAAMLISSKSSRKLLTRYGGKALIVGGGAAAGAVLWNKYKQRVSEAHQNEPDFGVAQTPVDLRAERLVTALVFAAKSDGHIDDQERAAIEQNIHQSGYGQDAEQLIQKAMNRPLDPQWLAADVKNEEEALELYFLSCAAIDVDHFMERSYLSALGDALKIPQDVRDDIQQDLDAEKARLPAS
- a CDS encoding prolyl oligopeptidase family serine peptidase, which translates into the protein MKAPIAKKIPHEMTLHGETRVDDYYWLRDDKRENSEVLDYLRAENNYGKKIMSSQQPLQDRVLKEIIDRLPPEDHSVPYVKNGYRYQSRYQTGNEYPAYYRQPAASEESGEWSLLLDANQRASHSDFYTMGALHISPDNRVMALAEDFLSRRQYGIRFRNLESGSWYPEVLSNASSSFAWGNDSRTVYYVRKHPQTLLSYQVWRHELGSPQSDDQLVYEERDDTYHLSVHKTTSKQFIMIALYSTNTSEIQLIDANFPDAQPHVFLPRRRDHEYSIDHYDHQFFIRSNRDGKNFGLYRSRYLDESRWETLIPAREQVVMEDFQLFRDWLVVEERQRGLTSLRQINWASGETSGIAFDDPTYVTWLAYNPTPRTSKLRYGYSSMTTPTTLFELDMDTGERHILKQSQVKGFNAEDYKSEHHWIKVSDGTEVPVSLVYHRKHYQPGHNPMLVYGYGAYGSSMDADFSVSRLSLLDRGFVYALIQVRGGGELGQQWYDGGRLLNKMNSFTDFIDVTNALVARGIGHPERLYAMGGSAGGLLMGGVINMAPQRFHGVVAQVPFVDVVTTMLDESIPLTTGEYDEWGNPSDPEYYRYIRQYSPYDNIEAKDYPHLLVTTGLHDSQVQYWEPAKWVAKLRSMKTDNNLLLLCTDMDAGHGGKSGRYKAYEGIAMEYTFLLGLAQGTLPPTQDY